The DNA window CTCCAACGCTGGCTCTTCCACCTTGGTCTTCTTCATGTTGGCATGGGCTTTGCGGAGGAACTGCTTCAAATTGCTGCTGGGCTTGGCCTTCGCTTTGATCTTCATGTTGCAACTTATCTTGGGCTTTGGCTTCGCCTGCTTGGGTTCCTCGGCCACTGCATCCGGATCCAGCCAGTCGTTGGCCTTCCAACGCTTCAGGTTATCGAAACGCTTGTCCACGTTTTCGCTCTGCAGCCGCAACATGTCCCACCAGCCCTCAAGATCCTCAGCCTGCACCGGTTTTGAGTCCTCACTGCCGTCGTTTGGCTGGCGATTCTTCCCGGTCGCGCCAGCTTCGCAACGATCGATCAGGCTGCTGAACTGCATCATCTTTTTAGTGGTTAACAGACGTGTCTGGCCAATGGTCACGTTGATCATGTCAATGCCGCCCGTTTCCTGCAACCGTGCCTCATTTTCCCTGCTGTACGCCTCCCATTCAGCGCAAAGGCCTTGGAGGCGCGTGACCTCGTTTTCCAGCTGCAGTCGGAAATACAGAACAGATTCGACGGCACGGCGAACTTCCAAGGGCGATTCCTCATTGGGCAGGTAGAAGCTATTCCGTTTCTCCTTCTCACAGCGCGAGTTCACCTTACCCCGCGAGACACTTACAAATGGACTGAGATAATTGGGCATTCCATTGGATTCGCGACGTGGCGGTGTCTTTGCCTCCTCTGGCACCAAAGTGGAGTCTCCGCTGGCTTCTTTTACTGAGGAGGTAGTGTGAGTTTGAAATTGAGATTGGAACAAGAATACCCTAAACTTACTAGTCGTCTGCTGAGGATCCAAGATGAGCGAGTCTTCCGCCGGCGAATTAGCCACAGAGTAACGCGTAAAGTCGAACTTCTTCTTTGCCACCGGAACTGACGCCTCCTTCTTATCCGCCGGCAGCAACTGCCTTTTGGCCGAATTTTCTCTATCAGCTCTGACCGGTGCCACCGGGCTCAACGAGATGCTGTCGCCAAAAGTCTTCACAAGATGAACGCTGCTATTGTTGGATTTGCACTGCGTTGATGTGGCCTGGTCTATAAACGAATTATGGATCTCAAGCGGCGTGACAGGCGGTATATCTAATGTCGCCGCCTGCAGTAACTCAGCTTTGAGCTGAGGAAGCTTTCGTACGTTTTCCTGAAGCCTCGTGTACTGGCTCTTTGGCTTGATGGCCTTCATCAGCATGGAGTGGCTTGCTGCCTTGCTGGTAGCTCCAGCTGTGTCCTTAAATTTGGCCGCGGCACCACCTCCACCCCGAATAGGCTGCGGTTTTACTACATTCGCACGACGTGCCACTGGTGCCATGTTTGCCAAAGGTTTCTCGAAAGGCTGGGACTGCACACTGGACAGTCTTGCTGTCCGTGGTGCCGCCGGCGCAGGTAATCTGGGCTTTGTGCTGACCACTGGGTGCTGTTGCCGTACGCTAGCCGCTTTCGCTTTGTTGACTGTCGCTGGGGTGGGTCTGGGTATGGTTGTAATCCTCTTCGCTTCAATCACAGGATGCCTAGGCCTCAAGCTAGACGTTTGCGTCGTTGTGCTGGGAAGGGGCCGCGCAGCTGCTTTTTGCCTGGCCAAAGCCACTGGATTGTTGGTCTGACGGCTTGGAGGCACTATTTTTGTTGCCGAAGCAGCCGATTTTTGCCTGGCGAacgcggcagcagcagccacggGTTTTGATGGAGCAGCTGCCACTTTGGCGACAGACGATGGCTTGGGTATTGAAGGCCTCTGCGgttcatttgattttccctTGCCAGTGGGATTGGCAATCACGTAGAGAGAACACCTCTTGGATGGGTGAAACACGGGAGCAGCCTCCTTCTGTTTTGCAGAAACCAAGTTTTCGGGAGCCCGAAATGTTTGAGATTTAGGTAAGACCTTTGATTGATGTACGGTCGGGGCATTGATGGCTGCCCCTCGACGCGTCTGGTCGTGCTGCTCATGCTCTTTGCTCTTGGCTGTCTTCCACTCCATGTAGCGTTGTAAATAGAGTTTCTGGCGGGAGGCCTTGGGCTTGGATTCCTGCGGCTGTTCGGTATGCTTCTtgtccagctgcagctgctcctgaaTTTCCAGTTTGGGGGCCACATTCTCCTGGGGCAGAACCGCTGGGCCAGCCACCAATGGCTTCACTTTGACAGGCGTGGGACTCACACTGATGATGCGGTTTTGGTAAAAACAATCGTCCCGTTTCTTGGCGCGCGCGGCTTGCAACCGATCTCTGTTCTCCTGGCAGTGGTTGCGCGGACTTAGCACCAGCGATTGTTCCTTGTACAGTGCCTTGTGGCGCTGCATGGTGACTGCTGTGAAGCGTGGGGCTGGTCAAACTGAAGTGTCCGGTTAGAATTGAATCGTGATGCTGAGTTTTCCGGCAAAGCGtctgatttttgatttttaaaatggCGAAGCGTCTTGCGGTGTGACCAGGCGAAGGAAAACTAAAATGCCCCTGCACTATGCCTTTGCCATAGTGTTGTGTCCAGCATATTTTCTTGGTATATAAAAGCGACCCAGCCACGGTCACGCTGctatgaaaataaaagtgcATTACAAATTTAGCAGTAGTAATATGTTAACCAAACCGCTTCCGCGCTTAATTAGTGTCGTTTAAGCTTGCAGCCATCCTAGGCCCTAAAAATTGTAAGCCCGGCGGCCGGTTTGCAAGTGCTAGAAACTCGAAAATATTTCGCCGAAACTTGTACATATAGAAATATAAGCGCCgcgtgtgcgagtgtgtgtgtgtttattggggttacaaaaagtaaaacaaacaacaacgtCACCGCGGCAGCATTGCCAACAGCAAGCACCCACGCCCTAGATTGTCAAATGTTAATTGTGTTCTAAGCAacacattgcacattattttagGCTACTTATAACGCATAACAACAAGTAATAGCTAAACATCGTCTAATTGCTTTTGCGGTACCTGCTTTTCCCGAAATTCCAAATTGCAAGCTGCTGGCAACGTTGCCacgctcacgcacacacacccacacagtgAGCGCTGAGCGGCGGTGGAGAGAGCGGCTCGTGTCTGTGTTCATTCTCTGTTGCTGCTCCGCCTGGGaatgtcgtcgtcgtcggtGTATTTTTAATCGCTTTCTTCCCTTGCCTTGGGCAaagataaatatattattattaaccgAACCGAACTGGGAAAAGCGCGCTGCCGAATATCCATGATTTATCGTTTATATAATGTGCGCTAACTAATCGCggattcgtttcgttttcatttccacAGCATTGAGTAGTGAGTGAGACAAATtcagagagagagcgagagaaagAGCAGAGAGCGTGTGTGCCTGTGTCTCTGTGCGTGTgcttgtgtctgtgtgtgtgtgtggtgcaTCAAGGCTgataaaactaaaaccaaaactaCAATTGCAACTAAATTCGAAACAAACTCCGAAAGCGTTTTCTAACTGCGCACAAATCAACACAACAAAATGGAAGCGATTGCCAAACACGATTTCTCGGCGACGGCCGACGACGAGCTGAGTTTTCGCAAAACTCAGATCCTGAAGGTGAGTACTGCGGTTCTAAAATCATAATATCTGCATTTATTCATAGGCTTCGCGTTGAATGGGCGCgggaaaggggaagggggggcgtggcaggtccTGCATGCATAATCTCCGTCCAGGTCGTTGCCTTAACCCACATCCTAGGTTCAATCGCCAGACAGATTTTGTTACTAAATCGCGACCAAACAGACAGCAGTCGCAAAAGCTGGCTAAAGAGGTTCAAAAGGTGCACTCGCAAAAGGCGGCACGAAAGGATTACGACTCATGGCCCACCGCAGCTGGAATACTCTTACTCTACTTACCAATCAGTGGAGTGTACCAGTTATATAAAGTTTTCCAAAATCCTTGTAGAGcaacactttttaaaatatcgtTGATTTTGCATTTCCCAAATGCAATTCTAATCTACCAAGATCACATTTTGACCTCATATAATGTGTATAGAGCTCTGATATGAGTCTGAATGAAAATGATGTGTAGTTAGGATTtctaaatcaataaaaaatacatcaA is part of the Drosophila yakuba strain Tai18E2 chromosome 2R, Prin_Dyak_Tai18E2_2.1, whole genome shotgun sequence genome and encodes:
- the LOC6529940 gene encoding guanylate kinase-associated protein mars; protein product: MQRHKALYKEQSLVLSPRNHCQENRDRLQAARAKKRDDCFYQNRIISVSPTPVKVKPLVAGPAVLPQENVAPKLEIQEQLQLDKKHTEQPQESKPKASRQKLYLQRYMEWKTAKSKEHEQHDQTRRGAAINAPTVHQSKVLPKSQTFRAPENLVSAKQKEAAPVFHPSKRCSLYVIANPTGKGKSNEPQRPSIPKPSSVAKVAAAPSKPVAAAAAFARQKSAASATKIVPPSRQTNNPVALARQKAAARPLPSTTTQTSSLRPRHPVIEAKRITTIPRPTPATVNKAKAASVRQQHPVVSTKPRLPAPAAPRTARLSSVQSQPFEKPLANMAPVARRANVVKPQPIRGGGGAAAKFKDTAGATSKAASHSMLMKAIKPKSQYTRLQENVRKLPQLKAELLQAATLDIPPVTPLEIHNSFIDQATSTQCKSNNSSVHLVKTFGDSISLSPVAPVRADRENSAKRQLLPADKKEASVPVAKKKFDFTRYSVANSPAEDSLILDPQQTTIKEASGDSTLVPEEAKTPPRRESNGMPNYLSPFVSVSRGKVNSRCEKEKRNSFYLPNEESPLEVRRAVESVLYFRLQLENEVTRLQGLCAEWEAYSRENEARLQETGGIDMINVTIGQTRLLTTKKMMQFSSLIDRCEAGATGKNRQPNDGSEDSKPVQAEDLEGWWDMLRLQSENVDKRFDNLKRWKANDWLDPDAVAEEPKQAKPKPKISCNMKIKAKAKPSSNLKQFLRKAHANMKKTKVEEPALEDAKPSTSSRHSSPRVIVVRNRRSFSPARTVLRMSTGEGRQSIAPNALLKSAILAAAEQNAAKTPPPKPRASILKTPGTTKRQNRGVLFSAKKSVRRFQFTYEEGNISNDETVGADKLEDCEEDMSLEASTERRSLEQNPGTGQENGGTPRTYTLRNRRVNLRPSSEFM